In the genome of Segnochrobactrum spirostomi, the window GGCCTCAATAGACGCGCTTCGCCGGCGGGATGTACTCGATGTCGTTCGACATCGTGTACGAATGCACCGGACGATAATCGAGCGAGACGGTCCGCTTCTCCGTATCGGAGAAGGCCAGCGTGTGCTTCATCCACTCGTGGTCGTCGCGATCGGGATAATCCTCGCGGGCGTGGGCGCCGCGGCTTTCCTTGCGGTTCAGCGCGGAATCCACGGTCACCACGGCCTGGACGATCAGGTTCTGGTATTCGAGCGTCTCGATCAGGTCCGAGTTCCACACCAGCGAACGGTCGGTGACGCGGATGTCGTCGCTCGCCCCCCACAGATCGTGGATCAGGGTGTGGCCTTCCTCGAGCACCTCGCCGGTGCGGAACACGGCACAGTTCGACTGCATCGTCTTCTGCATCGCGTTGCGCAGCTCGGCGGTCGAGGTCGAGCCGCTCGCGTAGCGGGCGCGGTCGAGCCGCTCCAGCGCGAACTGGCCGGCATCCTTCGGCAGCTCGGCGTGCTTGCCGCCCTGCTCGATCGTCTCGCCGCAGCGCAGGCCGGCGGCACGGCCGAACACCACGAGGTCGATCAGCGAGTTCGAGCCGAGGCGGTTGGCGCCGTGGACCGAGACGCAGGCCGCCTCGCCGATCGCCATCAGGCCAGGCACCACCTTGTCGGGATCGCCGTTGGCCTTGGTCAGCACCTCGCCGTGGAAGTTCGTCGGGATGCCGCCCATGTTGTAGTGCACCGTCGGCAGGACCGGGATCGGCGCCTTGGTGACGTCGACGCCCGCGAAGATCCGCGCCGATTCCGAGATGCCGGGCAGGCGCTCGTGCAGGATCGCCGGGTCGAGGTGGTCGAGGTGCAGGTAGATGTGGTCCTTGTTCTTGCCGACGCCACGGCCTTCCCGGATCTCGATGGTCATCGAGCGGGAGACGACGTCGCGCGAGGCGAGGTCCTTGGCCGAGGGGGCATAGCGCTCCATGAAGCGCTCGCCGGAGGCGTTGACCAGATAGCCGCCCTCGCCGCGGGCGCCCTCGGTGATGAGGCAGCCCGAGCCGTAGATGCCGGTCGGGTGGAACTGCACGAACTCCATGTCCTGGAGCGGCAGGCCGGCGCGCAGCACCATGGCGTTGCCGTCGCCCGTGCAGGTGTGGGCCGAGGTCGCCGAGAAATAGGCGCGGCCGTAGCCGCCGGTGGCGAGGATCGTCTTGTGGGCGCGGAAGCGGTGGATCGAGCCGTCGTCGAGGCAGAGCGCCACGACGCCGCGGCACGCGCCGTCCTCCATGATGAGGTCGATCGCGAAATATTCGACGAAGAACTCGGCCGAATGGCGCAGCGACTGGCCGTAGAGGGTGTGCAGGATGGCGTGGCCGGTGCGGTCGGCGGCGGCGCAGGTGCGCTGAGCGCGGCCCTTGCCGAAATGGGTCGTCATGCCGCCGAACGGGCGCTGATAGATCTTGCCCTCTTCGGTGCGCGAGAAGGGGACGCCCCAGTGCTCGAGCTCGTACACGGCGGCCGGCGCCTCGCGCACGAGATATTCGATGGCGTCCTGGTCGCCGAGCCAGTCCGACCCCTTGACGGTGTCGTACATGTGCCAGCGCCAATCGTCCGGCCCCATGTTGCCGAGCGAGGCGGAGATGCCGCCCTGCGCCGCGACCGTGTGGGAGCGGGTCGGGAACACCTTGGTGATGCAGGCGGTCTTGAGCCCGGCCTCGGCGCAGCCGACGACGGCGCGCAGGCCGGCACCGCCGGCGCCCACCACCACCACGTCCACCGTGTGGTCGATGAAGGGATAGGCGCGGCCGTTCACGTTCGGCACGGTCGGGCCGGTGAAGCTCGCGTTCGATTCGGCCATGATGTCAGCCTCCGAAGCTGATCTTGAGCACCGCCCAGATCGAGCCGAGCCCGACGAGCGCCGCGAAGAAGGTGTTGGCCATCAGGAGCAGCACCTTCGGGCCCTCGGAATGGACGTAGTCCTCGATGATGACCTGCATGCCGATCTTCATGTGATAGATGCCGGACCCGAGGAACAGCACCATCAGGATCGCCACGAACGGGTTGGCGATGGCGGCGCGGACGGCCTCCAGCGGGCTGCCCTGAAGCGTGATGACGAAGATCACGAAGAAGATCGCGAGCGGAATGCCGGCGAGCGCGGTGAGGCGCTGGCGCCAGAAATGTTCGGTGCCGTCCTTGGCGGAGCCGAGGCCCCGGACCCGTCCGAGCGGAGTGCGCATCATGGTCGTGTTCCTCAGCGGACGATGTAGCCGATGATCCACAGCACGATCGTCAGCGCGATCGAGCCGATGATGTTGGCGCGGGCGAGCCATTCGCGCTCGGCCGGCTCGAAGCCGCGGCCGCTGTCCCAGATCAGGTGGCGGATGCCGCCGAGCATGTGGTGGATCAGCGCCCAGGTGTAGCCGAACAGGACGAGGCGGCCGAGGAACGAGCCGTAAATCGCGTTCACCACGTCGAAGGCATGCGGACCGGCCGCCGCGGCGATCAGCCAGGCGGCGAGCAGGAGCGTGCCGAAATAGAGCGCGCCGCCGGTGACGCGATGGACGATCGACATCATCATCGTCAGCATCGGGCGGTAGATCTGAAGGTGCGGCGACAGCGGCCGCTCCACCACCTTCGGGGTTGCGGCCTTGGCGTCGGCGTTCGCCATGTAATCCTCCCGCGTCGGAAGCGCGGCTTCTTGGGCTTGGGCGCAGCCCTCGGTCCGAGGGCGCGGCGGCTGGAAGCCTTCTAACCCTTTGGGGAGCGCGCGTCAAAGTGACGTAAACGTAAACTGCAACCTTCACCTGACGCATGCGGCAGCGCGCTGCGGCGCGCGCCGGCGAGCGCTTACGCGGCGGCCGATATCCGCTTGTGCAGGCGCACCATGAACGCTGTCGCGAACAACGGGGTGACGAGGTTGACGATCGGGATCGCCAGCACGACCGCAACGATGAGGCCGCCTATGAAGACGCGCAGCCCATGTGCCCGGCGCAGCGCCCGCGCCTCCGCCGGAGAGCGAAACCGCACCGCCGCCGCCTCAAAATATTCGCGGCCGATCAGGTAGGCGTTGACGATGAGGAAGGCGATCAGGTTGACGCCCGGGACGAGCAGGAGAAGCAGGGCGAGGATGTTCCCGACGAGCACGACGAGGGTGAACTTCGCCGTGACGGCCATCGCCGTGCCCAGGGGGAGGGCGGTTCCGGGCGGATCGGCGGGGAAACTCGTCTTCTCCACGACCTCCGCGATCTCGTCGAGAAAGAGGCCGGCGATGAGCGAGGTGGTCGGGGCGACCAGGAAGCCGAGGCCGAGGAAGAGCCCCGCGCCGGTCAAGATCGACAGGGTGGTGTGGAGCCACGGCTCCGAGCCCTGGATCAGGTTGGCGGCGAGGGAATCGAGCGCGATCCAGAGCACCACCAGAAGGCCTATCGTGATCGCAAGGGATTTGCCGAGCACGGCGCGGAACGGCGGCGACAGGATTTCGCGGAAGGATTCCGCGGCGTCGGAAAGCATGATCGCGGTCGGCTCGCTGTCGGGACGGGTCGGCGCCGGGGAGGAGGCGCGCGGCAGCGTCATGCTGCCGCACCCCCGCTCATAGCACAGCGGCGCCGCTGCGCCAGCGCGAACGGCGTCAGCTTCCGGTGACGGTGATCCGCGTGGTTTCGCCGGCCGTCACCTTCACCCGGTCGTACAGCCCGATCTGGCGCTTCGGAAAGGCGACCGAGGTGATGATGAAATATTGCCCCGGCGCGACGTTTCGGAAGGTGAAGCGACCTTCGTCGTCGGCGGTGGCGATGCGCTGGTATTTTCCGAACGCGGCGGGCGGATTGGGGATCGTCTTGGAGCCCGCCTCGATCGCTTTGTCGGTGCCGTAGATCGCCGCGATGCGGGCCTCGTGATAGGGCGTCACCGGCAACAGGATCACGCGGCTGCCCTTGGCGGGCATGATGCCGTTCGAGACGCTGCGGACATAAGCCTGCCCCTCGATGGCGCCGTCGCCCTTGGCGAGGACGTAGGCCGAAGCCGCCGGGTCGAACTTGACCGAGGCGAGGTCCGGGGGAGGGGAAGTGGTGGTGGAGACGCAGCCCGCAACCAACGCGGCCGCTACAATGGCCATGATTTTGCGCACGTTTTCCTGCCTTTCGTGAACCGATCGAGGTGCGGACCTTGGCATGCGCCGTTCCGGCGCGCCAACGCGCGACCCTTCACGAGCGCGGGAGCAGCTTACGCAGACTTATGGCGATGCGACCAGAGGGTGTGATTGTGCGCATCACCCCGTCATGCGGGTGACGAGCCGGGCCGTGTAATCGACGACCGGCACGATGCGGGCATAATTGAGCCGCGTCGGCCCGATCACCCCGAGCACGCCGACGATGCGGTTGTCGTGATCGCGGTAGGGGGAGACGACGACTGACGAGCCCGACAGCGAGAACAGCTTGTTCTCCGAGCCGATGAAGATGCGCACCCCTTCGCCGGAATCGGCGAGCCCGAGGAGCTGGATGAGGTCGCGCTTGCGCTCGAGGTCGTCGAACAGCAGGCGGATGCGTTCAAGGTCCTCGATGGCTTTGAGGTCCTCGAGCAGGTTGGCACGGCCGTGAACGATGAGTTGTCCCGGACGCTCGGCGCTCGCGCCCGACCACACCGCGAGCCCTTCCTCGACGACGCGGCGCGTCAGTTCGTCGAGCTCGGCCTGGTTCGCGGCCGAGACGCGCTCGAGCTCCTCCTGCGCCTCCGACAGGGTGCGGTCGCGGATGTGGGCGTTGAGATAATTGCCCGCCTCGATCAGCGCCGAGGACGGCAGGCCCGGAGGCAGCGAAACGATACGGTTCTCGACCGAACCGTCGGACCCGACCAGGACGGCGAGGGCGCGCATCGGCTCGAGGCGCACGAATTCGATGTGCTTGAGGCGCAGGTCCGCCTTGTTGGTGATAACGACGCCGGCGCCGCCCGAGAGGCCTGACAGAAGCTGGCTCGCCTCGTTGAGCACGCCTTCGTAGGTCCGCACCTCGCCGGCGGCGCGCACCTGCTTCTCGATGCGCTCGCGGTCGCCGCGCGACAGGTCCCCGATTTCGAGCATCGCATCGACGAAGAAGCGCAGGCCCCGCTCGGTCGGCAGGCGGCCGGCACTGGTGTGCGGGGAATAGATGAGGCCGAGCGTCTCCAGGTCCGCCATGACGTTGCGGACCGAGGCGGGCGACAATGGCATCGGCAGCACCCGCGAGATGTTGCGGGAGCCGATCGGATCGCCGGTGTCGAGATAAGTCTCGACGATGCGGCGGAAGATTTCCCGAGACCGCTCGTCGAGCTCGACCAGACTCTGGGAGGCGCGAGGTTCGAAGGTCATGCGGTTGCCCTGGCAAGGAGGGCCTCGGCCGACGGAGGGGAGCGCCCCGGTCCGTGCGGTCGACGTCGCGGCCCGAGGGGTGAAATATCGGGGCGCGGGCAGGGCGGGTCAAGGCGCCATCGGAGACGGGGCCGCGCCGGCGCTTGCCCTCGCCGGGGCCGGGGCTTAGAACCCGGGCGTTGCCGGCGCAGGGTGCCGGCACCTGTCTCTCGGGAAAAGGATCGACCTCATGCAGAGCCCGCGCCCCTCCAAACGCGCGCCCGACGAGATGCGTCCCGTCGCGCTCGAGCGCGGCGTCGCCAAGCACGCGGAGGGCTCCTGCCTGGTCAAGTTCGGCGACACCCACGTGCTGTGCACCGCGAGCCTCGAGGAAAAAGTGCCGCCGTGGCTGCGCGGCGGCGGCCGCGGCTGGGTCACCGCCGAATACGGCATGCTGCCGCGCGCGACCCACGAGCGGACGCGGCGCGAAGCCTCCGCCGGCAAGCAATCCGGCCGCACCCAAGAGATCCAGCGGCTGATCGGCCGCTCCTTGCGCGCCGTCGTCGATCTCGAGGCGCTCGGCGAGCGCCAGATCTCGATCGATTGCGACGTCATCCAGGCCGACGGTGGCACCCGCACCGCCTCGATCACCGGCGCCTGGGTCGCTCTCCACGACTGTATTGAGTGGATGAAGGGCCGCAACATGCTGACGCGCCCCGTCCTCGTCGACCACATCGCTGCGATCTCCGTCGGTATCTCCCACGGCGTGCCGGTTCTCGACCTCGATTATGCCGAGGATTCGAAGGCCGAGACGGATGCGAACTTCGTCATCACCGGGTCGGGCGGCATCGTCGAGGTGCAGGGCACCGCCGAGGGCAAGCCGTTCAGCCGCGACGAGTTCCTGAGCCTGCTCGATCTCGCCGAAGCCGGCGTGAAGCGGCTCGTCGAATTGCAGAAGATGGCCATCCTCTAAGTCCCGGGACCACGACATGACCCGCAAGCTGACCGAGCCGCGCTTGGTCGTGGCGAGCCACAACAAGGGCAAGATCTTCGAGATCCGCATGCTCGTCGCGCCCTACGGCATCGAGACGGTGTCGGCGGGCGAGCTCGACCTCCCGGAGCCCGAAGAGACCGAGACGACGTTCGAGGGCAATGCCCGCCTCAAGGCGCTCGCCGCCGCGACGGCGTCCGGCCTGCCCTCGCTCGCCGACGATTCCGGCCTCGCCGTCGATGCGCTCGGCGGCGCCCCGGGCATCTATTCGGCGCGCTGGGCGGGGGCGGACCGCGATTTCGCCCGCGCCATGCGCAATGTCGAAGAGGAGATGCAGAAGGTCGGCGCGACCACGCCCGAGGCGCGCAAGGCGCACTTCGTCGCCGTGCTCTGCCTCGCCTGGCCGGACGGCCACACCGAACTCTTCCGCGGCGAGGTCCACGGCACGCTCGTCTGGCCGCCGCGCGGCGAGCTCGGCTTCGGCTACGATCCGATGTTCCTGCCCGACGGCCTCGACCGCACCTTCGGCGAGATGAACGGCGAGGAGAAGCACGGCATCGGCCCGAACGGCGAGGGCGGCCTGTCCCACCGGGCGCGCGCGTTCAAGGCGTTCGCCGCCGCCTGCCTCGTGGCGCGCTGAGAGCGGCCGCGCCGGGATTTGTGCTCATGACCGCGTCCGACGATCCCGGCTTCGGCGTCTATCTGCATTGGCCGTTCTGCGCGGCCAAGTGCCCCTATTGCGACTTCAACAGCCACGTCCGCCACCAGGGCATCGATGAGCCGCGCTTCGCGAAGGCGTTCGCGGCCGAGATCGCCCATGCCGGCCGCATGGCGCCCGACCGCGTCGTCACCTCGATCTTTCTCGGCGGCGGCACGCCCTCGCTGATGAAGCCCGAGACCGTGGCCGCTCTCCTCGACGCGGTGGCGGCGACGTGGACCGTCGCGCCGGGGGCCGAGGTCACGCTCGAGGCCAACCCGTCGAGCGTCGAGGCGGGACGCTTTGCCGGCTATCGAACCGCCGGCGTGAACCGCGTCTCGCTCGGCGTTCAGGCCCTCGACGACGTCTCGTTGAAGGCGCTCGGCCGCCTCCACGACGCCGAGCAGGCGCTCGCCGCGATCGCCGTCGCCCAGCGCACCTTCGAGCGCTCTTCGTTCGACCTCATCTATGCGCGGCCGGGCCAGAGCGCCGACGATTGGCGCGCCGAACTCGCCCGTGGCCTCGCCCTCGCCGGCGAGCATTTGTCGCTCTACGAGCTGACCATCGAGCCGGGCACCGCCTATGCCGGGCTCCATGCCGCCGGCAAGCTCGCGATGCCCGACGACGACACAGCGGCGGCGCTCTACGAGATCACCCAGGAGGTTTGCGAGGCCCACGGCCTGCCGGCCTACGAGGTCTCCAACCACGCCCGGCCGGGCGCGGAGAGCCGCCACAATCTCGTCTACTGGCGTGGCGGGGCCTATGTCGGGGTCGGACCCGGCGCCCACGGCCGCGTGCGCGGACCGGACGGCTGGATCGCGACCGCCACCGACCGCCATCCCGAGCGCTGGCTGGCGCAGGTCGAGGCGGAGGGCCACGGCCTCGTCGAACAGACGCGGCTGAGCCCCGCGGAGCGGGCAGACGAGGTTCTGCTGATGGGCATGCGGCTCACCGAGGGGGTCGATCCGGCCCGCCACGCCGCCGAGGGCGGCAGCCCGGTCAGCGCGGAGCGGCGCGCGGCGCTCGAGGCCGCGGGTCTGCTCGTGCCGCGCGCCGACGGCCGCCTCGTCGCGACGCCCCAGGGCCGGCTCGTCCTCAATGCGCTGATCGCCGAACTCGCCGCCTGACCCCGCACGCGTCCGGCTGGCGGCTCCGCCGGCGCGCGGCGCCCGTCCTGGACAGGGCAGTGGCACGCAAGCGCGTCACGGTTTAATAGCTGGAGCTTATCCCCGCGCGCTGCGCGGCTCACTCTTGGACCGAAGCGGTCGCCCGACGGCGGCCCGGACACGACCCGCGCATGCTGAAGCAACCGCTCCGCTCCGCCGAGCTGATCGACGAAGACGCCCTCCGCACCGAAATCGCGGCGATCGTGGCGGGCCGCGACCCGGCGGCCTTCCGCCCCGATCTCGTCGCCTGCCTGCGCCGCACCCGGCAGGCCGCACTGAAACGCGCCGAGGACATCCTGCTCGAGGAGGGGCGTGGCATCGCCTGCGCCGAGCGCCTCGCTTATGTGCAGGACGTCATCATCCGCGTCCTCGCCGACGTCGCGGTGCGCCACGTCAACCGCATGGGCAATCCGTCGAAGGCCGAGCGCGTGGCGCTCGTGGCGGTCGGCGGCTACGGCCGCGGCACCCTGGCGCCGGGCTCCGACGTCGATCTCCTCTTCATCCTCGCCTACAAGCAGACGCCGTGGACCGAGACGGTCGTCGAGTTCGTGCTCTACGCCCTGTGGGACCTCGGCCTCAAAGTCGGCCACGCCACGCGCACCGTGGACGAGTGCATCCGCCTCTCGCGCGGCGACATGACGATCCGCACCGCCATCCTGGAGGCCCGCTTCCTGTGGGGCTCCGAGGACATGTTCGCGGATCTCGAACGCCGCTTTGACAAGGAGGTCGTGGACGGCACCGCGTCCGAGTTCGTCGCCGCCAAGCTCGCCGAGCGCGACGAGCGCCATCGCCGCCAGGGCCGCTCCCGCTATCTGGTCGAGCCGAACGTCAAGGACGGCAAGGGCGGCCTGCGCGACCTCCACACGCTGTTCTGGATCGCCCAATATGTCTACCGGGTCCGCGAGCGGGCGGATTTCGTCGAGCGCGGCGTCTTTTCGAAGTCCGAGCTGACGCTGTTCCGCAAGGCGGAAGACTTCCTGTGGGCGGTACGCTGCCACATGCATTTCGTGACCGGCCGCCCCGAGGAGCGGCTGTCGTTCGACATCCAGCGCGAGATCGCGTTGCGCCTCGGCTATGTCAGCCATCCGGGGCTGAAGGACGTCGAGCGCTTCATGAAGCACTATTTCCTGGTCGCCAAGGACGTCGGCGACCTGACCCTGATCTTCTGCAACGCTCTCGAAGCCGAGCAGGTCAAGAAGACGCCGCGGCTCAACCGCTTCCTCGGCGCCATCCGCCGCGCGCCGCGCACGGCGCTGCCGGACGGCGGCGCCTTCGTCGTCGAGCACGATCGCATCAACGTCGCCGACGACGGCGTGTTCGCCCGCGATCCGGTCAATCTCATCCGCCTGTTCGACGTCGCCGCCCGCCGCGGCCTCGCCTTCCATCCGGACGCCATGCGGCTCGCCCGCCGCTCGCTCAAGCTCGTCGATGCGACGCTCAGGGAGAACCCGGAGGCGAACAAGCTCTTCGTCGACATCCTGACCTCCCGCCGTGAGCCGGAGATCGTGCTGCGGCGGATGAACGAGGTCGGGCTGCTCGGCCGCTTCGTGCCCGATTTCGGGCGCGTGGTGGCGATGATGCAGTTCAACATGTACCACCATTACACGGTGGACGAGCACCTGCTGCGCTGCATCGGCGTGCTGTGGGACCTGGAGCGCGGCGAGCGCAAGGACGAGCACCCTCTCGTCACCGAAATCATCGGCTCCGTGCAGAGCCGCCGTACCCTCTATATCGCCCTCTTCCTCCACGACATCGCCAAGGGCCGGCCCGAGGACCATTCCATCGCCGGCGCCCGTATCGCCCGCCGGCTCGGTCCCCGCTTCGGACTGACCCCGGCGGAGACCGAGACGGTCGCCTGGCTTGTCGAGCACCATCTCGTCATGAGCATGGTGGCCCAGTCGCGCGACCTGTCGGACCCGAAGACCATCGCCGACTTCGCCGCCCTGGTGCAGAGCCCGGAGCGGCTGAAGATGCTGCTCATTCTCACCGTCTGCGACATCAAGGCGGTCGGGCCCGGGGTGTGGAACGGCTGGAAGGCGCAGCTCCTGCGCACCCTCTATTACGAGGCGGAGCCGCTGATCGCCGGCGGCCACACCCGGCGTACCCGCGCCGAGGAGGTCAAGCACGCCAAGGCCGAGCTTTCGGCCGCCCTCTACGATTGGGACCCGGCCGAGCTCGCCGCCTATATGGAGCGGCATTTCCCGCCTTATTGGCTGCGCGTCGATCTGCCGACCAAGATCGCCCATGCCGGGCTGGTGCGCGAAGCCGACCGTCTCGAATCCCGCCTCGCCACCGCCGTCGAGACCCGGGCGCGCCACGACATCACGATCATCACCGTGCTCGCGCCGGACCACCCGCGCCTGCTCTCGGTGATCGCCGGGGCCTGCACGGTCGCCGGCGCCAACATCGTCGATGCCCAGATCTTCACGACGACCGACGGTCTCGCCCTCGATTCGATCGCGATCTCCCGGGAATTTCCCGCCGAGGACGACGAGATGCGCCGCGCCGGCCGCATCACCGATCTCATCGAGCGCGCTCTCATCGGCACCGAGGCACTGCCCGAGCGGATCGCCCGCAAGGTTGCTGCTAAGCCCGGGCCGAAGCCCTTCACGGTCGAGACCGAGGTCATCGTCGACAACAGTTCGTCCGACCGCTTCACCGTCGTCGAGGTCTCCGGCCTCGACCGGCCGGGCCTCCTCTACGACATCACCCGGACGCTCTCGAACCTCGCCCTCAACATCGCCTCCGCCCACATCGCGACGTTCGGCGAGCGGGTCGTCGACGTGTTCTACGTCAACGATCTGACCGAGCAGAAGATCACCTCGGCGTCGGGCCAGCAGGCGATCCGCCGCCAGCTCCGCCAGGTGTTCGACCGCACGGCGGCCGAGATGAAGGCGGAGGAGACCAAGGTCGAAACGCGCCGCGAGCGCCGTCCGTCCGACGCCGCGGCTTGACAGTCACGGACGTCCTTTGCCGGCTTATCGATTGGGGCTCAGTTGCTGGCGGTCTGGGCGAGCGGGCCGGTCGCCTTGATGTCTTCGGCGACGAGGGTGAGCGTGCCGTAGAGCGTGCCGACGGTCACCCGGAACGGCACCATCAGTCCGGAGCGGCCGATCGCGGCGTAGGAAATACCGATCCGCTTGTTGTTCTTCATGAACACGACGGTCTTCTTGTTCGGGCGGTGGCCGGCAACCGGCACCCAGCGCGCCGCGCAATTGACGACCGTGCCCTTGTAGGACGGCGTTTCCACGGTCTCGGTCGATCGGTAGCTCAGCGGAATGTTGAAGCGCGTCCAGCCGTCGAACACCTTGATGTCCTGATCACACACCGCCTTGGTGCCGACGTCGTCGGGGCGCGCGAGGCTGAGGAGAGCTGCGCTCGCGGGATCGAGAATGCCGCCCTTGAGGTCGGCAGAGGTTAGCGGAACGCGGTCGGGCGCGTCGCTCAAGGCTGGTGAGGCGGCTGATTGCTGGACCGCGCCGTCGCCGAGCAGCATCTGGACGTTGGAGATGTCCTCCTCGTCCTCCGAATGGGCGGTGAAGCGGGCCGGGATGATGGCGCCGTTCTTGTACCAGCCGGCGGCCTCCGCATCGACCGTGCCGGACGAGACGGCCCGCCCGACGGCGGCCGGGCGCATCTTGATCTTGAGCGAATAAGCGTCGCCGTCGATGACGAGGGAGAAGGTCGCCCGGGCGATGGGGATGCCCGAGAACAGCACGCCGTAGACGCCGCCGATGCGGGTCGCCTCGGCGCGCGCGGGGGCGCTCGCGCCGGACGCGACGGCGAGCGTCGCGAAGGCCGCGATTGCGGATCTGATGCGGAAGCCACGAAGCACGGTCCGACCTCCTCAGCCGACGAACCGGCGCTGGTCCTTTTATTCCGCCGGCATGGTAAGCGAACGGTTAAGACCGCGTTTCCCGCCGCGCGAGGGCGCCGGCATAGGGCTCGTCATGCTCGATCATTCTATCATTCTCGCACCGCTTCTGGCCTTCACCGTGGCGGCCGGGCTGCTCACGATCACGCCAGGGCTCGACACCGCCCTCGTCGTCCGCACCGCGGCGGTGGACGGGGCGCGCTCGGCGCTGCTCGCCGGCCTCGGCGTCTCCGCCGGCGTGCTCGTCTGGGGGCTCGCCGCCTCAGCCGGGCTCGGCGCGCTCCTCGCCGCTTCCCAACTCGCCTATGATGCGGTGCGCATCGCCGG includes:
- a CDS encoding [protein-PII] uridylyltransferase encodes the protein MLKQPLRSAELIDEDALRTEIAAIVAGRDPAAFRPDLVACLRRTRQAALKRAEDILLEEGRGIACAERLAYVQDVIIRVLADVAVRHVNRMGNPSKAERVALVAVGGYGRGTLAPGSDVDLLFILAYKQTPWTETVVEFVLYALWDLGLKVGHATRTVDECIRLSRGDMTIRTAILEARFLWGSEDMFADLERRFDKEVVDGTASEFVAAKLAERDERHRRQGRSRYLVEPNVKDGKGGLRDLHTLFWIAQYVYRVRERADFVERGVFSKSELTLFRKAEDFLWAVRCHMHFVTGRPEERLSFDIQREIALRLGYVSHPGLKDVERFMKHYFLVAKDVGDLTLIFCNALEAEQVKKTPRLNRFLGAIRRAPRTALPDGGAFVVEHDRINVADDGVFARDPVNLIRLFDVAARRGLAFHPDAMRLARRSLKLVDATLRENPEANKLFVDILTSRREPEIVLRRMNEVGLLGRFVPDFGRVVAMMQFNMYHHYTVDEHLLRCIGVLWDLERGERKDEHPLVTEIIGSVQSRRTLYIALFLHDIAKGRPEDHSIAGARIARRLGPRFGLTPAETETVAWLVEHHLVMSMVAQSRDLSDPKTIADFAALVQSPERLKMLLILTVCDIKAVGPGVWNGWKAQLLRTLYYEAEPLIAGGHTRRTRAEEVKHAKAELSAALYDWDPAELAAYMERHFPPYWLRVDLPTKIAHAGLVREADRLESRLATAVETRARHDITIITVLAPDHPRLLSVIAGACTVAGANIVDAQIFTTTDGLALDSIAISREFPAEDDEMRRAGRITDLIERALIGTEALPERIARKVAAKPGPKPFTVETEVIVDNSSSDRFTVVEVSGLDRPGLLYDITRTLSNLALNIASAHIATFGERVVDVFYVNDLTEQKITSASGQQAIRRQLRQVFDRTAAEMKAEETKVETRRERRPSDAAA
- a CDS encoding DUF3108 domain-containing protein — encoded protein: MLRGFRIRSAIAAFATLAVASGASAPARAEATRIGGVYGVLFSGIPIARATFSLVIDGDAYSLKIKMRPAAVGRAVSSGTVDAEAAGWYKNGAIIPARFTAHSEDEEDISNVQMLLGDGAVQQSAASPALSDAPDRVPLTSADLKGGILDPASAALLSLARPDDVGTKAVCDQDIKVFDGWTRFNIPLSYRSTETVETPSYKGTVVNCAARWVPVAGHRPNKKTVVFMKNNKRIGISYAAIGRSGLMVPFRVTVGTLYGTLTLVAEDIKATGPLAQTASN